AACCCAGTATGCCGAGAAAGGTTATACCCTTACACAGACACCCGGTTGGTAGGAGTTGTTTGAACATCCTCTGATCAGGTTGTCAGTCAATAAAATCAGAGACGCGCCCCCGCGCGTCTCTGATTTTTATATATCAATTCATTTTGAGCTTGTCGTGAAATAGCCGTCAAACATGGCCAGTGACCGGAGAAATGACACTTTGTTGTGTTTCATTTAAAAATATCGGGAATAGGGATTACAATCTTTCCTGAAATCTCGTAAATTGCATTCTAATGAACATTTCATCAGTATAACTGTTCACCATAAGACCAAACCATTTAACTCCAAATATCAATAACATGAGAACAAACCTAAAATTGCACTCTCAACGGGAAGTTGTGAAATGGGGAAAACACGCAATGTTTTCAGCCATTTTGCTGATCCTGTTTTCCGGAACAATTATTTCCCAGACTCTGCGGGTCTCCGGGAAAGTCATTGACAATGCCGGGCTGGCTCTTCCGGGAGTAAAAATAGTCCTTGAAGGAACCATTACCGGTGTGGCTTCAGACAGTGATGGCTTATACTCCATCAATGCACCTGCTAATGGCACACTGGTCTTTTCTTTCATAGGGATGGAAACGGTGAAAATCCCGATTGATGGCCGTACCACAATCAATGTCACCATGACCGAATCATCAGTTCTTGTTGAGGAGGTTGTGGTTACCGCCCTTGGTATCAAGAAGGAGAAAAAGGCCCTGGGATATTCAGTTCAGGACCTTAAAAGCGATGAGATCCTGAAGAATAAGCAGACAAATGTTATCAACTCACTGGCTGCCAAGGTCGCTGGTGTGAGTATCACCCAGTCAAGCGGTTCTGCGGGCGCCGGATCAACAATCATCATCCGTGGCGGCAATTCAGCCAGCGAAACACGCGACAACCAGCCTTTGTTCGTCGTTGACGGCATCATCTATGACAACTCTACCATCAACAGCGGAAACTCAGGTACTGATGGTGTGACAAAAAATGCAACATCATTCAGCAACCGCGTGATGGACATCAACCCTGATGATATCGAGAGCATGTCAATCCTTAAGGGAGCTGCAGCAGCCGCATTGTATGGCTCACGGGCAGCTGACGGCGTGGTTGTCATTACAACCAAGAAAGGGGGTGCAGGTCCGGTCAGGGTAGACTTCAATTCAAAATACTCCTATTCCTGGGTTGGCACCAAGCCTGAGTTGCAGGATGTTTATGGAAGGGGTTACTATAACGAGGCCGGGTCATTCAGTGACTATACAACCCAGTCATGGGGTAACCCGATAACCGGACCAGTCTATGACAACGTAGGCAACTTCTTTCAGGGCGGGAATGTGTTTGACAACAGTCTGAGCATCTCAGGAGGCAGCCCCAATAGCAGCTTCTACATGTCGGCATCAAATTTTGACCAGACGGGAGTTGTGCCCACGACAGGATTTGACAAGAATACATTCCGCTTCAACGGTGAGCAGAAATATGGCAAACTGACTGTCGGTGCAAATGCAGCCTATTCAATTACAAACACCCTGAAGACTCTGACGACAGCAGGTCTGTATAACGGCGGAGGCAACGGAACAATGACAGCTCTCTACGGCTGGTCACGGAGTGACGATATCGCAAAATACCTCAATCCTGACGGAACAAAGTACAGGATGTTTGAGGGCATTCAGGAACTTGCCAGTGACGTGGAGAACCCTTACTGGATACTGAATAAAAACAAACTTACCGACAAGGTCAACCGGTTCACGGGCGGTATCAATGTTTCTTTCAACGTGACAGATTGGTTCAACATACTTTACCGGGTAGGTTATGATACATACAACAGCGGTGCCTATACCTATATCGCACCCGGTGGTGCAGTGACAGAGATATACCAGAAGGGTCGACTGAGTAAGAGTGGTTCCGAGTATGCGTTTCTTACCTCCAACCTCATGCTGAATTTTAATCAGAAGGTTGGCGGTATTGACCTGAACCTGCTACTGGGGCATACAGCTGAAAATACAGACAGAGTTTCACGGACCAACTGGGGTTACGGATTCTCAACCCCCGGCACAATAAGCTTTGGGAACATAGTTGATGACCAGAAGTTCTTTACCGAAAGAAATGTCACCAAACGATTGGTAGGTGTATTTGGTGAACTTCGTGCATCATACAAGAGCATTGCCTACCTGACTGTTACCGGCCGTAACGACTGGTCGTCAACGCTTCCTGTTGAAAACAGATCATATTTCTATCCTTCAGTATCCGGCAGCTTAGTATTTACTGAACTGCTTCCTGAAAATGATATCCTTTCATTCGGAAAGATCCGTGCTTCATGGGCCCAGGTGGGCAAGGATGCTGACGCATATGCAACCAACACCTATCTATGGGCTCCTCAGATCGTGAGCGGTCAGTTTGTGGGTACCGGCAACAGCTGGACCGGAGGAAGCCCCAACCTGGTGCCTGAAATTCAGACATCAACCGAGTTGGGGGCTGAACTCCGGTTCCTCGAGGGCAGGCTGGGACTTGACTTCACCTGGTACAACAGCGTGACGAAGAACCAGCTGGCAAGCCCCAGACTTGCACAGTCGACCGGTTATATCTTCCT
This portion of the Candidatus Cloacimonadota bacterium genome encodes:
- a CDS encoding SusC/RagA family TonB-linked outer membrane protein codes for the protein MFSAILLILFSGTIISQTLRVSGKVIDNAGLALPGVKIVLEGTITGVASDSDGLYSINAPANGTLVFSFIGMETVKIPIDGRTTINVTMTESSVLVEEVVVTALGIKKEKKALGYSVQDLKSDEILKNKQTNVINSLAAKVAGVSITQSSGSAGAGSTIIIRGGNSASETRDNQPLFVVDGIIYDNSTINSGNSGTDGVTKNATSFSNRVMDINPDDIESMSILKGAAAAALYGSRAADGVVVITTKKGGAGPVRVDFNSKYSYSWVGTKPELQDVYGRGYYNEAGSFSDYTTQSWGNPITGPVYDNVGNFFQGGNVFDNSLSISGGSPNSSFYMSASNFDQTGVVPTTGFDKNTFRFNGEQKYGKLTVGANAAYSITNTLKTLTTAGLYNGGGNGTMTALYGWSRSDDIAKYLNPDGTKYRMFEGIQELASDVENPYWILNKNKLTDKVNRFTGGINVSFNVTDWFNILYRVGYDTYNSGAYTYIAPGGAVTEIYQKGRLSKSGSEYAFLTSNLMLNFNQKVGGIDLNLLLGHTAENTDRVSRTNWGYGFSTPGTISFGNIVDDQKFFTERNVTKRLVGVFGELRASYKSIAYLTVTGRNDWSSTLPVENRSYFYPSVSGSLVFTELLPENDILSFGKIRASWAQVGKDADAYATNTYLWAPQIVSGQFVGTGNSWTGGSPNLVPEIQTSTELGAELRFLEGRLGLDFTWYNSVTKNQLASPRLAQSTGYIFLTLNSGSVQNKGIELSINATPVKKRDFTWDVTLNLSGNRGTLGDFLPGVTFFYVTDVQIGGVKAASVPNGGYFLGLTGDRWLREKDTDGNEIPDGRYIVDESTGLYAPTTVTTNVVGNREPDFIGGLNNNLQYKNLSFSFLIDIRKGGDIYNGTDWYLTTRGLSMKTLDRKSVTVSGVSKTSGEPVTYTYEAGKTYTVGGATKSGEYMIQQYWSKYGDNAYNFITSTNWLRLRSVNLSYDFTDLIGKRGFIKGLSASIGGYNLLLWTNYKGMDPEVSVSGSGTGGSGSMGIDYCGVPATRNVTFGLNATF